One Delphinus delphis chromosome 16, mDelDel1.2, whole genome shotgun sequence genomic window, TTCAGGCTATTGTCCTTCAGGGTCACAACTATAATCTAGTGTAACATACAGACATGAAAATGTCCAGCAGAAGAGAGACAATCTCTTCCCATGTCATGACAATACTTTATCACTGAGATCTTTCCCCAAAGCACTgcagaatattttccaaatatctcACTGCTCCCATGTCCATCCCAACAAAATCATTAGTATAGAATCTTCATGATTAACTTAGACTAATGTGGATTTACCCCTAAATCATCTGGGGGAAGGACGGACAAAGAGACAAAACAGCCCAGCAACTAAGAAGTAGGGATTGGCTGTTGGGTGGGCAGTATCTCTTGGAACTGCTTTCAATGTGTTCCAAGGAAGCAAAGGAAACACTAAgacaaaggagagagagacagtatATTACAGTctattaaattaaatacatagtTCCTTTGTTACATACAACTCGGATTACACACATCATGCCTAAATAGATACAGCAACAAAGCACCAAGAATATGACAGAGGCATTTCATTATACACCACTACTTTTTATTTGTAGAATGCAGTGAGCATTACTGTTCATAACTGATGTTAACCTTTGCGAAATTTATGTAAATATCATTGTTATTAATAGCATTTGCATTATTGACTGACCCAAGGCAGCTGAGTAACCTCAGAAAAATATTGTTTGGCTCTTTTATGGAAGTGGAAGCTCAGTAAAAATGGCCATACTCATTCACATATGCCAGCAAAGTCAGAAGAAAGGTAAGCAATATGGTTGTAAAATAGCATATACTGGCCATACTACAGAGAGACTCTGGTAGTATTTAGAATAGGATTGATGCAGAGGTAGTTAAAAACCTCACAAAAACATATTTTGGCTTCTTTATTCAAGAGGCCATTCAGCAATAATGGCCAtagccatttatttatatcagaaaaCGGAAAAAGGGGTATGTGGCTTGTACTTTaaattttccaaatgtattttcaTAAATACACAGTGATGTGCTACTGTAAATATGTGACTACAAGTTCTCTGAGAAAACAAAACCCTGATTTGTAGAGTTTGCCAATTatcatggtgtaaatactcccactaaAGCCAAGCTACCAACATGATGGCACTGAATGTAGAGCCGGGAAGAGATGTCCAGTAGCACATCATTATACAGTATTCACCATGCAGATTCAACAATACAAATAACCTAAAGAACAAAGATAACAGCaaaatactgtaaaataattaggaagtaatGAGTGTTGAGTACTTATTaccttgcttttttaatatttaactgtaagtttatatagtttaatttttaaataatgactctttttaacaactggctcacaaaatttctgaaaatttaacaatcagcAGTACTTGCAAGCCAGTATAAGCTTACTGCAGTACACCACTGTGTGTTGgtatgtgtgtataaacataTTTACATATCCATATGTACATAATTGTGTCAACCTATAAAGACACTGATGATATCTAGTGTGGGAAATATTAATATAGACCATAATAGTTACTTAACTAAGGGTTCAGAGTTTCTCTTCACAAGCATGTTGGGCTCTAATATACATATCAAGAATACCTCAAATTTCTATGATATTAGCATACTCACATAAGGCCTGCAAACATCAAGGACTCTTCACATAAATGTTTAATGCTGTtgtcatttaacttttttaaacttATGATTCTGTGAATATGACTGTAAAAGAGTATCATCCATTAGATTTACAATACAATTTTGGCATCACATCCAGAATATGGCACTACACAACATAAATTTGAGATAAAGGTTTTTGCcatattatttaaatgaatttccCCTCAATATAAATTTTCTGAtggaaagttttaatttttcttgaaagcTTTCACATATTCAAAACATTATAAGGTTTTATTCTAGTACTAATTATCTGAAGCACAACAAAACTTCACTTTCTAATAATTTGTGGCATTCTTTGGGTTTcattaatctaattttaaaaacctgtatAACGAATTTGAAAGAGTGGATAAAGGCTTCAGAATGTTCAGGATGCTGAAAGAGCTTTTACCcttgtgtgaattctctgatgtttaGTGAGTACTGACCTCTGACTAAAGGTTTTCCCACATCCATTACActcatagggtttctcccctgtGTGAGTCCTCTGATGTTTAGTGAGAGCTGATTTCTCACagaaggttttcccacattcgttacatttataaggtttctctcctgtgtgagttCTTTGATGTACAATGAGGTTTGATTTCACACAGAAGGATTTCCCACATTCGTTACATATaaagggtttctctcctgtgtgtgttCTCTGATGCACAGTTAGGGCTGACCTGTGGCAGAAGGATTTTCCACATgcattacattcatagggtttctcccctgtGTGTGTTCTCTGATGTTCAGTGAGGTTTGACTTCACACAGAACGTTTTTCCACATtgcttacattcatagggtttttctcctgtATGTGTTCGCTGATGGTTGGTAAGATGTGGTTTCTGACaaaaggccttcccacattcagtacattcatagggtttctctcctgtgtgtgttCTCTGATGTTGAGTGAGGTTTGACTTCTCCCAGAATGTTTTCCCACATTCACCACATTCAAAGGTTTTTTCTCCTGAGTGAGCTCTTCGAAGTTGGGTGAGATGTGACTTCTTGTTGaaagtatttccattttcattgtgCTCATAAGGTTTTTCCCCCATGTGTACTATCTGATGTCTAAAGAGGGTTGACTTTTCCCACATTTTGTGACTTACTTTATATTCATGGGGGATCTTTCTTGTGTAATTTCCCTGATGAATAATGAAAGCTGAACTGTCACAGAAAATCTGCCCATATTCATTATAAGGATTTTCCCCTGTAAGAGCTCTCTGATGCCCCAATCTTAAATCCATATAGAAGGACTTCCCACAAATACTGCATTCATATGGCTCCATTTCCAAATGAGTTCTCTGAGATAAATTAAGCTTTAAACTTTGGATGAAAGTTCTTCCACATTCATTATACTTACAGTGTGTCTCTCCTATCTGAGCTTTCTTGTTTGTGAAAGAGTCTGCCTCCCCATGGCAGCCTTGTCCATTTTCATTATATTCAAAATGTGGGTCAAAAATTGGCTGAGTGAGATCCGGGCTACGATTCTTTTTTTGATTATATTTATAAGAT contains:
- the ZNF248 gene encoding zinc finger protein 248 isoform X2, giving the protein MNKSQKRNILLQEQVSFKDVCVDFTQEEWYLLDPAQKILYRDVILENYSHLVSVGNCITKPEVIFKIEQGEEPWILEERFPKQCCSDWKVDDLIESSQENEDEHFWQLAFTNQTLSTDSGDRVRKTLNLGTDSVPSRNFLYKICDTCEISLKNISGLIINRKNYSGKKPDEFNVYEKLLLDIRHEKTPTGGKSYKYNQKKNRSPDLTQPIFDPHFEYNENGQGCHGEADSFTNKKAQIGETHCKYNECGRTFIQSLKLNLSQRTHLEMEPYECSICGKSFYMDLRLGHQRALTGENPYNEYGQIFCDSSAFIIHQGNYTRKIPHEYKVSHKMWEKSTLFRHQIVHMGEKPYEHNENGNTFNKKSHLTQLRRAHSGEKTFECGECGKTFWEKSNLTQHQRTHTGEKPYECTECGKAFCQKPHLTNHQRTHTGEKPYECKQCGKTFCVKSNLTEHQRTHTGEKPYECNACGKSFCHRSALTVHQRTHTGEKPFICNECGKSFCVKSNLIVHQRTHTGEKPYKCNECGKTFCEKSALTKHQRTHTGEKPYECNGCGKTFSQRSVLTKHQRIHTRVKALSAS
- the ZNF248 gene encoding zinc finger protein 248 isoform X1 — encoded protein: MNKSQKRNILLQEQVSFKDVCVDFTQEEWYLLDPAQKILYRDVILENYSHLVSVGNCITKPEVIFKIEQGEEPWILEERFPKQCCSEDWKVDDLIESSQENEDEHFWQLAFTNQTLSTDSGDRVRKTLNLGTDSVPSRNFLYKICDTCEISLKNISGLIINRKNYSGKKPDEFNVYEKLLLDIRHEKTPTGGKSYKYNQKKNRSPDLTQPIFDPHFEYNENGQGCHGEADSFTNKKAQIGETHCKYNECGRTFIQSLKLNLSQRTHLEMEPYECSICGKSFYMDLRLGHQRALTGENPYNEYGQIFCDSSAFIIHQGNYTRKIPHEYKVSHKMWEKSTLFRHQIVHMGEKPYEHNENGNTFNKKSHLTQLRRAHSGEKTFECGECGKTFWEKSNLTQHQRTHTGEKPYECTECGKAFCQKPHLTNHQRTHTGEKPYECKQCGKTFCVKSNLTEHQRTHTGEKPYECNACGKSFCHRSALTVHQRTHTGEKPFICNECGKSFCVKSNLIVHQRTHTGEKPYKCNECGKTFCEKSALTKHQRTHTGEKPYECNGCGKTFSQRSVLTKHQRIHTRVKALSAS
- the ZNF248 gene encoding zinc finger protein 248 isoform X3, translated to MNKSQEQVSFKDVCVDFTQEEWYLLDPAQKILYRDVILENYSHLVSVGNCITKPEVIFKIEQGEEPWILEERFPKQCCSEDWKVDDLIESSQENEDEHFWQLAFTNQTLSTDSGDRVRKTLNLGTDSVPSRNFLYKICDTCEISLKNISGLIINRKNYSGKKPDEFNVYEKLLLDIRHEKTPTGGKSYKYNQKKNRSPDLTQPIFDPHFEYNENGQGCHGEADSFTNKKAQIGETHCKYNECGRTFIQSLKLNLSQRTHLEMEPYECSICGKSFYMDLRLGHQRALTGENPYNEYGQIFCDSSAFIIHQGNYTRKIPHEYKVSHKMWEKSTLFRHQIVHMGEKPYEHNENGNTFNKKSHLTQLRRAHSGEKTFECGECGKTFWEKSNLTQHQRTHTGEKPYECTECGKAFCQKPHLTNHQRTHTGEKPYECKQCGKTFCVKSNLTEHQRTHTGEKPYECNACGKSFCHRSALTVHQRTHTGEKPFICNECGKSFCVKSNLIVHQRTHTGEKPYKCNECGKTFCEKSALTKHQRTHTGEKPYECNGCGKTFSQRSVLTKHQRIHTRVKALSAS
- the ZNF248 gene encoding zinc finger protein 248 isoform X4, which translates into the protein MHEQVSFKDVCVDFTQEEWYLLDPAQKILYRDVILENYSHLVSVGNCITKPEVIFKIEQGEEPWILEERFPKQCCSEDWKVDDLIESSQENEDEHFWQLAFTNQTLSTDSGDRVRKTLNLGTDSVPSRNFLYKICDTCEISLKNISGLIINRKNYSGKKPDEFNVYEKLLLDIRHEKTPTGGKSYKYNQKKNRSPDLTQPIFDPHFEYNENGQGCHGEADSFTNKKAQIGETHCKYNECGRTFIQSLKLNLSQRTHLEMEPYECSICGKSFYMDLRLGHQRALTGENPYNEYGQIFCDSSAFIIHQGNYTRKIPHEYKVSHKMWEKSTLFRHQIVHMGEKPYEHNENGNTFNKKSHLTQLRRAHSGEKTFECGECGKTFWEKSNLTQHQRTHTGEKPYECTECGKAFCQKPHLTNHQRTHTGEKPYECKQCGKTFCVKSNLTEHQRTHTGEKPYECNACGKSFCHRSALTVHQRTHTGEKPFICNECGKSFCVKSNLIVHQRTHTGEKPYKCNECGKTFCEKSALTKHQRTHTGEKPYECNGCGKTFSQRSVLTKHQRIHTRVKALSAS